From the uncultured Methanomethylovorans sp. genome, the window CTTATACGCAGAATTAAGTGAGGGATTTTTTCCCTCCTCTCTATTTAATTCTAAGCTCTATAATTAACTGTATATCTAAATCTATTATTATTTTTTCAGTTATTTATGCTGTTCTTGCTACTATATTTATTTCTTCTGTTTGTAGGACTTTAGTTCAATGTGTATCCATGTACTACACATCAATAAATAACTTCTTTGTTTAAATTAACTATACTGAATGAATATTTACACTAGTTTTAATATTATTTATTCTTCTATGTACTGTATAACTAGTCTAAGAGGTTAGGGTAAAATTTATATATGTTCTACTATATACTTTTATCTAATATGTTGGCAGCAGCTGCATATCCTAATTTTTTAACTTCATAACTTGGTTTGCAGACTACTTGAGTCAAATAAAAGTAGTTTAGTAAATCATAACGATTACAATGTACATATAATAGTAGTTTGATAAACTTTAAATATTAAGTTGTAGATACACTCAACTAGGGTTTCAAAGTATTTTATTTTTCAAAAACAATATTTTGCGATCCACAGAGGTACAAGATATGAAAATAAGAGTTGTCAGTTCTAAAGAAGAGATCAATACGTTGAGTCCAAATGAAGAAATAGTGCATCTTGCGTTCAGACCATCTAACACAGATATTTTTTCTCTTATAATGAAATGTCCACAGGTTAAGGCGCTCCATATTCCAAGCTCTTACAAAAGAACTATATCCAACTCTGCAAAAATGTATCTTAAAATGCAGGGAATAGAGCTTCTTGAGGGCGATGTATGGGGACATCGCAAGGATATTAATGAGTACTCTGAGGTTTCCCAGAATGTGTACGACCGCATAAAGCAGTACCGTCTGGATGGAATGCAGGAAGAAGACATTACTGACAAAATGGTCAGAGAAACCAGGCTCAGCCCAGATTTCATCTCATTCCTAATTAAGAGCAACTAATTCTACTGTGCTGGTCTTATATGACCAGTATTTTCTTCTATTTTTCTTCCCTTCCTACATTACATCTTTTAGATGCGGGAGCACGAATTTTAGGTATAAATAGTTTTTATTTCGCAAAAGCAGAATTCAAAAATGAAAAATTTGTAAAGTTGAGAATACTTTCACTCCACATCCATCAACTTAATACCTATCCCGGAAATAAGAAGTATAAAAATAACCAAAGAAGCGATGAACCCATATCGTTCTATTGATGGATTGTTGGCTGAAGCAAAAACTAAATGGGAAGCAACGATCAGAACTATCAAAATTATTACTGAACTGATGGAAGATACGATTTCAAGGGTCTTTTTATTCATATGGCTCAATAAGTATGTAATGTACATCAATTTAACGCATTGTTACCATAGGCCTCAGATAAATATCGGATAGGTAATTCATGACAGAGTTTGAGAGGGTACTTGTACAATCATTCAATTCTTTTTTTACCGAGAATGGGGTAAAAGGAATCGCGCATAGAGTGAAGCAACATAGGTTTACTCCACAGTTTCTTGATGTGCTGGTAGATTCTCTTGATCCGGATTATTATATGGGTATAGAATGCAAAAGCATTTCAGTGGAAAAAGGAGCAAAGGCTCTATATTTTTCCCAGCATTTCACAGTGGACAAAAAGGGTAGTCATCAGATCGAACGAATCTCTAATTTTTTAAGACTTTCAGGACGCGCTGGTTTCCTGGCTGTGGAACTGAGAATGGGAATGGGTTATTCCCGTGAAGCATATATCGTACCCTGGACAGAACTGGATACTCTTTTCAATACTGATGGGGAGAATAAGTTATCTATATCTGATCTAAAGGAATATTCTATGATAGAGAGAGAAGGTAACAGGTATCGCATAGATCCGGCCAAATGGAAAGCTGGAAGGGTACTTGGATGAGGGTTGGAATGTCAGATTGTCTACATCAAATGAGAATTAGTGCAAAAAAATGTGCAGATACGATACAGGGGAAGCATGAAGTAAAGGTCGTATCGCATATAGATGCAGATGGTATCACGTCAGCAGCAATCATCTGTAAGGCTCTTAATCGTGCAGATATTGAAAACTCTGTTAGTTTCGTAAAACAATTGGATGAAAATACTATACATAAACTGGCAGATCAGAACCCAGAGCTTGTCATATTCACTGATATGGGAAGTGGAATGCTTGAGCATATCCTTTCTTCCGGGTTGCAGGCAGTGATATCTGACCACCATCGCCCACGGGGGGATCCGGAGGGCCTAGTAAAGGATCACATTAATCCTCATCTTTTCGGAGCTAATGGTTCTACCGATGTAAGCGGTTCAGGGACAACATACTTGCTGGCCAATGAGCTCGGTGATAATCGTGATCTTGCAGACTTGGCAATAGTTGGTGCCATAGGGGATATGCAGAACAGACGCAATGGTCATCTTGTTAATATTAATCGAGAGATACTTGAAGAAGGCGTTTCTAACAGGGTGTTATCATTTGAAAAAGATGTCATGCTCTTTGGGAAACAAACAAGGCCTATTTTTAAACTGCTGCAATATGCATCAGATCCATATATTCCGGGTCTTACCGGAAATGAAGATGCATGTATAGATTTCCTTCATCGTATCGGGCTTCGTTTTGGCGATGATGATCGTTGGAGAAGATGGATAGACCTGGAACAGGGGGAAAAACAAAGGATAGTTTCTGCTCTTATGCAACATGGTCTTTCTTCAGGACAAGAGTCCTATAAACTTGAGAGGCTCATAGGAGAAGTTTACATACTGTTGAATGAGCGGGAGGGTACTGAAATGAGGGATGCCACCGAGTATTCGACATTGTTGAATGCAACTGGAAGGTATGATTTTGCTGAAGTAGGGATGGCTGTATGCATGGGAGATAGGGAGGATGCTTATCAGAAAGCAAGTAAATTGCTTATTGAGCATCGATCTAACCTCGTTAATGGTCTTACTTTTGTAAAGGAGAAAGGGGTCACGAAGCTTAATAACTTACAGTATTTCGATGCGGGTTCAAACATAAAGGAAACAATAATCGGCATTGTTGCAGGTATGAGTACATCAGTTGCCGCAGACCGAAATTATCCGATTGTAGCTTTTGCAGATGCTGAAGGCGGAGTGAAAGTTTCTGCCAGAGGTACGCAAGATCTGGTTCGAAAAGGCCTCAACCTTTCAGAAGCATTAGCAGTTGTATCTGCAGAAGTTGGAGGCGCTGGCGGTGGGCACGATATTGCAGCCGGTGCAACCATCCCTGATAAATCCAAGGATGAATTTATTCGCAAGCTTGATGCAATTATTGGTCTTCAGGTAGCAAAAAAATGAGTATTCATGCATACTCATTGATGTGGCGTAATTCCTTTATATCAACAACTGTGGACATAGCATTTGTTGTGATGCCTATGCCATGTTCCTGAACGATAGCCATGGGATTGGTGCCTCCTATTACAACTATTCCCAGGTGGTCCCTCTCAACAGGCACATCTAAAATACGCGTATTCGGTTCTCCCACTTCTAGGATACCTGTAATACCAGCATCCATCATGTCAGAGAGGATACGGTCAATATCGTCCCTTGCAGCCATGGGGGCTTCCCTCAGGTTAGCCAATATTTTTCCGGAGCCTGTTTTGAGCATTTCCGTAACTGATGTTATCTCCTGGGACATGAGCACTTCTAGGGGGTCGATCGTAGTACTGTGATATGTAAGTACATTCGTGAACCTCAGAGGAGTTCCATTCTTTATCTCTACCAATCCCCCAAATCGTGGATTTACGAGCACGCCTTTCTTGAGCAAGATGCCATCTATGGTGATGCTGCACATTGTAGCAAAACCAACTTTATCTGGCTCGATTGTCATTCCTCCAATGCTCTCTCCTTCATGGAGTACTCTTAGATATGGACTTACCGACAGGCCGCTGTTGATAGCCATTTCAAATATGCCCATCACATCATGCAAATCTTTCTTATCTATTATAGATAAATTAACTATTACCGTGCCTTCCCGTGTAACCGGATCAAAAGTTGTTCTAAACATCAGATCTTCTATCTTTGCTGATGTAAACTGGATACAGTAGTATTTCTGCAACCTACAGACCTCGGAAAGGTTATTTGCCCTTCTTATATTATAGGCTATCGATGCGGATATAAAATTTCATTTCTCACTTTACAAGTAATTTTGAGTACATTGTGTCGTACAAATGTGGATTTTTCAGGAAATCCAGTTTATTGAGATCATTTATGAGATTGTACATATCCTCACCTTTAGCAAGTCCCAGAATTGAAGCATCAGTAGGTTTAAGATAGCGGATTGCTGGTATCTTAGTATATTTAGAGTTAGGTACATATCCATTCTTGAGAAGATAATATGCAGCTCCTGCATGTTCTTTGATTGGCTGGTACATAGATGAAAAATCATTGCATACCCAGTTTGCCATCTTAAGGGTCTTGTTGGAAGAGTTTATAGTAACGTGGCCATATCCCGGTGGAACTACTACGATGTCTTCTACTATTGCTTTAATGCATACTACATCCTCTATAGTTTCTCCATTCATTTTCTGGAAGAGATAATCAGCTTCACCTTCCAGTACCTGATATAGTTCAGAATAGGATGTAGAGGCTCCCGGTACATTTGGATGGTAATGACCAGCTGTCTTTACATATTCTTTTCCAAGCATTTGAGGGGGAATAATTGTGATATCGTATCTGAGATGCTGGGACTTTATAGCTTCATGTTCTTTTTCATTCCTGTACATATCTCTATACATGTAATAGAGTTCTGTATTCTTTGCTGTCTGAAACCATTCTGTATCGTACAGGACTCCATTCATGTCATACAGCATCCTTATATCCGGTGATACTACATGTCCAAAGAAATTCAGTTCATTCCCCATTTTTATATCCCTCAATATCTCTATTTCCTCAGTGGTTGATATTTAATATCTTAATATACTAACAATAGCAATATTATCAGTTACTATATATCTAATTTTTCAAACTCACATTTTGTCGCCCTGGTCCCAAGGGCCATGTTCCTGAAACTTTTCCAGTATGCGTAGCGCAAGTTTTTCATTAATTCCTTCTATCTGGCATAGGTCTTTCATTGTGGCCTGTCCTATTTTCTCCACAGAACCAAAGTGGCTTATTAGAACTTTCTTCTTTGCTTCTCCTATGCCGCTTATACCATCAAGTATGGAATGTGTAAGCCTTGCTGATCTTCGGCGCCTGTGTGAGGAGACTGCGAACCTATGTGCCTCATCTCGTACATGCATGAGTAGTTTCAATGCAGGAGAGCTGTGAGGGAGTACTATTACTTCGCCAGGTCCTTTTTTGGTAGTAATTATATGTTCAAACCTTTTGGCAAGACCAATCATAGGAATGTCTAGGCCAAGTTCGTTCAGCGAAGCCTTTGCTGAAGATAGCTGGCCTGGTCCCCCGTCTATCAGAATAAGGTCTGGGAATGGTATCTTTTCATCCCTGAGGCGAGAATAGCGGCGTTTCACTACTTCTCCAATCATTGCAAAATCATCAATTCCTTTCACAGTTCTTATGTTATGCTGCCTATATTTGCTATTTGATGGTTTGCCATTCTCGAATACCACCACCGAACCGACAGCATCTGTTCCTGAGATATTTGATATATCAAATCCTTCGATGTATAAAGGAACTGAAGGCAGTGAAAGTAATGATTGAAGGTCTTTGAGTGATTCCAGTGACTCGCTGGCCACAGCAGCCTTTAACTGGTTTGCCCGCATGGTCATTTCCGCATTCTTCAAAGCCATATCGAGCATTTTCTTTTTGTCTCCTCTCAGTGGTACATTTATGTGAACTTCTCTGCCAGATCTTTGTTTCAGCCATGAGGTGATAAGATCATGGTCCGGGATTTCATATTGTATCAATATCTCCGTAGGAATGGGTGAATCCAGATAGTATTGCTTTATAAATTGAGAGACCACGTCTGCAAGTGCAGTACCTTCCGCAGAGCTCATAGCAAGGTCAGCTCTTCCTACCATGTTGCCATGCCTTACATAGAATATCTGGATGTAAACTGTGTCGCCTTCCTGAACAGCTGCTATTACATCTCTGTCATCCGTTCCTGAGGTAGCTATCTGTTGCTGTGAGAGCACTTTGACAGCTTCGAGCTGGTCTCTGACCTGGGCAGCAGCTTCGAATTCCAGTCTTAATGCAAGGGCATGCATTCTTTCTTCCAGTTTTTTCACTAATCCTGCTGTCTCTCCTTTGAGGAACTTTATAGCTTCCTGGACGTTTTCCATATATTCCTTTTCGCTGATCTTTCCAGCACATGGTGCATAACATCTTTTGATGTGGTAATCCAGGCAGGGGCGTGCCTTCTTTTCATTAAGAGGTTGTCTACACCTGCGTATCCTGAAAACCTGGGAGATGATATCCAGTGTTTTCCTGATAGCTCCTGCATTGGTGTACGGTCCGAAATATATGGCACCATCCATGATTCTCTTACGGGTCAGGAATATTCTTGGATATTTTGTGTTCACTGTGACTTTAACGTAGGGATATCTCTTATCATCCTTTAGGCGCACATTATACCGTGGCCTATATTTTTTGATGAGGTTAGCTTCAAGAACAAGAGCATCTACTTCCGTATCTGTGACTATATATTCCAGATCCTCTATGTGTCTGACAAGTGTTTTCGTTTTTGGCGTGAGGTTCTTTGAGGACTGGAAGTATTGACGGACCCTCTTTCTAAGGGAAAGCGCCTTACCCACATAGATTACTTCTTCTGAGCTGTCCTTCATGAGGTACACACCCGGAAGATCTGGAAGTGAAGATCGGTCAACTGCCATGAGATAGTTCTCCAACTATCATTATGTGCAAGAGGGAACTATAAATGTGCTATCCTTAAAAAATAGGTTTATATTTGGCATTGTGAATATTTATTTTCCACCAGTCTATCGTAGACCATATCTATGATGGTTTTCAGATTCACTATATCCTCGCGGTTGTATTCCAGCAAAAGGTCAAGGGATCTTTTGTTTCCACGTTCGTACTCTCTCCAGAGGCGCACTGCATCAAAACCTGA encodes:
- a CDS encoding glucose-6-phosphate isomerase family protein; translation: MRDIKMGNELNFFGHVVSPDIRMLYDMNGVLYDTEWFQTAKNTELYYMYRDMYRNEKEHEAIKSQHLRYDITIIPPQMLGKEYVKTAGHYHPNVPGASTSYSELYQVLEGEADYLFQKMNGETIEDVVCIKAIVEDIVVVPPGYGHVTINSSNKTLKMANWVCNDFSSMYQPIKEHAGAAYYLLKNGYVPNSKYTKIPAIRYLKPTDASILGLAKGEDMYNLINDLNKLDFLKNPHLYDTMYSKLLVK
- a CDS encoding DUF128 domain-containing protein, producing the protein MFRTTFDPVTREGTVIVNLSIIDKKDLHDVMGIFEMAINSGLSVSPYLRVLHEGESIGGMTIEPDKVGFATMCSITIDGILLKKGVLVNPRFGGLVEIKNGTPLRFTNVLTYHSTTIDPLEVLMSQEITSVTEMLKTGSGKILANLREAPMAARDDIDRILSDMMDAGITGILEVGEPNTRILDVPVERDHLGIVVIGGTNPMAIVQEHGIGITTNAMSTVVDIKELRHINEYA
- a CDS encoding DHH family phosphoesterase; translated protein: MSDCLHQMRISAKKCADTIQGKHEVKVVSHIDADGITSAAIICKALNRADIENSVSFVKQLDENTIHKLADQNPELVIFTDMGSGMLEHILSSGLQAVISDHHRPRGDPEGLVKDHINPHLFGANGSTDVSGSGTTYLLANELGDNRDLADLAIVGAIGDMQNRRNGHLVNINREILEEGVSNRVLSFEKDVMLFGKQTRPIFKLLQYASDPYIPGLTGNEDACIDFLHRIGLRFGDDDRWRRWIDLEQGEKQRIVSALMQHGLSSGQESYKLERLIGEVYILLNEREGTEMRDATEYSTLLNATGRYDFAEVGMAVCMGDREDAYQKASKLLIEHRSNLVNGLTFVKEKGVTKLNNLQYFDAGSNIKETIIGIVAGMSTSVAADRNYPIVAFADAEGGVKVSARGTQDLVRKGLNLSEALAVVSAEVGGAGGGHDIAAGATIPDKSKDEFIRKLDAIIGLQVAKK
- the uvrC gene encoding excinuclease ABC subunit UvrC; translated protein: MAVDRSSLPDLPGVYLMKDSSEEVIYVGKALSLRKRVRQYFQSSKNLTPKTKTLVRHIEDLEYIVTDTEVDALVLEANLIKKYRPRYNVRLKDDKRYPYVKVTVNTKYPRIFLTRKRIMDGAIYFGPYTNAGAIRKTLDIISQVFRIRRCRQPLNEKKARPCLDYHIKRCYAPCAGKISEKEYMENVQEAIKFLKGETAGLVKKLEERMHALALRLEFEAAAQVRDQLEAVKVLSQQQIATSGTDDRDVIAAVQEGDTVYIQIFYVRHGNMVGRADLAMSSAEGTALADVVSQFIKQYYLDSPIPTEILIQYEIPDHDLITSWLKQRSGREVHINVPLRGDKKKMLDMALKNAEMTMRANQLKAAVASESLESLKDLQSLLSLPSVPLYIEGFDISNISGTDAVGSVVVFENGKPSNSKYRQHNIRTVKGIDDFAMIGEVVKRRYSRLRDEKIPFPDLILIDGGPGQLSSAKASLNELGLDIPMIGLAKRFEHIITTKKGPGEVIVLPHSSPALKLLMHVRDEAHRFAVSSHRRRRSARLTHSILDGISGIGEAKKKVLISHFGSVEKIGQATMKDLCQIEGINEKLALRILEKFQEHGPWDQGDKM
- a CDS encoding DUF1699 family protein yields the protein MKIRVVSSKEEINTLSPNEEIVHLAFRPSNTDIFSLIMKCPQVKALHIPSSYKRTISNSAKMYLKMQGIELLEGDVWGHRKDINEYSEVSQNVYDRIKQYRLDGMQEEDITDKMVRETRLSPDFISFLIKSN